The following are encoded together in the Heliangelus exortis chromosome 15, bHelExo1.hap1, whole genome shotgun sequence genome:
- the SH3TC2 gene encoding SH3 domain and tetratricopeptide repeat-containing protein 2 isoform X3 translates to MGCCLGTPCHQDLSLECTGKDCDSCCPHSPVLLPCWDHLQPTAAKRWGKWWQEKTMASGNSGASEPSDPTTEAAEGSPDTSSVLLAVGEGFPPEIPLFFSVESRSSRGLNSQLQEAARKKLWALESDDRDACALFKELSARLVCMQAQEDRFLLTFKTLEEVWKFSTYLTLGYVGRCLEQLLFDQEYWLNCALMEDVEIRVTVDEEHLAAIYMGLLLQEGNFFSRAVPRAWQPEQEGAEGLQVYRNELIHVKNVGEESKWEGMSLLTGQRGLVPLTAVEPIPQPFYQWFLKNYTVNFGISQEISGTTSQPIVKGRCRATEDHRGAAWDELSFSKGDSIEVIGFLIPGLPWFVGKSLSSGNMGFVPTRYINPQTCEPLGKGSVFLSEEEKIPLLSIPCNGGEQHFVTLLSDLAGTDITSVYRLDGFEPTAMFPKVSSEAVLHGFKDIQLIQSWKEINSLATTSTSELSSPGSESAPATLEDVLLEKLDDFDDPKFFIDLNAGDMEDADVFDPILTFLNQDTYVPSFQSLYDLSFSFLNSTFYGFSDEDELVLYLETSRNWAKRTHSVWAHVRLCFLLGKLCIKKLKFSQARVYLEEALSTLARGFGDLPLLAALHVNLASIYLKQNMKHKFSTLLGKTVALLACLPGHSFSSENELEVLLYILREAIAVGNAPLEARICFLIVKLFLQLGKNDEVLPFTEHLQCLTTTLFSPADTSCVPLDATPILSYLYDKKYLPNIALASARLFVPSGVKGGPTPIWRAGFILQNASKLLGSQLERSSIPALACFYLKQALQFSCKSRAVPTQRTLCAILSRLYLQHGILDRAVGYAATAVTLSRLMGEEEIFESSLSLGWMYLLNNQPGPAADIMGQLLCSLHGTDSVTQGGAVHNLLAVALKGEGQVLKAIENYFRALHKAKETGNKRNQAITLANLGQLNLSRGANKLSEFYLLQSAKLYAELQGSEDLEMELVLVLLWLAQAMVNRQRMEDGKLCYELALGFALKWHNMRSQLHITECLCHFYSKVSPNLQACITYHKHWVSLAQQLQDREMEGNVWQTLSQLYQALGTSEALRQSLDCTKQSLRIFIDLEETVKAAEAWLQAGRLYYLMQEDELVEMYFQAAIQTALKSENFSLAMDLYEKAGDTFFNGSRNRDRALEFYRGGAVSLARKLKATQTELRLFNKLAELQIGLQGYEKALEFATLAARLSLRVGDQLQELVAFHRLATVYYFLHMYEMAEDCYLKTLALHPPLLQCSGEALYYYKVYCHLGNLTLHKLKDEQDAAAYFLLALAAATELGDQELQDLVLTKLGDIPGALQGPTGPLGCATYRPRWLSEGGHVV, encoded by the exons ATGGGCTGCTGCTTGGGGACCCCCTGTCACCAGGACCTGTCCCTGGAGTGCACAG GCAAAGACTGTGactcctgctgtccccactcacctgtgctcctgccctgctgggaccACCTGCAGCCCACTGCAGCCAAGCGCTGGGGAAAATGGTGGCAGGAGAAGACCATGGCTTCAG GTAATTCTGGAGCATCAGAGCCAAGTGACCCCACTACTGAGGCAGCAGAAGGCTCACCAGACAcctcctcagtgctgctggctgTTGGGGAGGGCTTTCCACCAG AGATTccacttttcttctctgttgagAGCCGCTCCTCCAGGGGCCTCAATTCGCAGCTCCAGGAAGCAGCCAGAAAAAAGCTGTGGGCTCTGGAGAGTGATGACAGAGATGCCTGTGCCCTGTTCAAG GAGCTGTCAGCCAGGCTGGTGTGTATGCAAGCACAGGAGGATCGGTTCCTTCTCACCTTCAAAACCCTAGAAGAAGTCTGGAAGTTTTCCACATATCTGACTTTAG GATATGTGGGCAGGTGCTTGGAGCAGCTTCTCTTTGACCAGGAGTACTGGCTAAACTGTGCTCTGATGGAGGATGTGGAGATCAGAGTTACTGTGGATGAAGAACACTTGGCTGCCATATACATGGGTCTTCTGCTCCAAGAAG gcaactttttttccagagcagtgCCTAGAGCCTGGcagccagagcaggagggagcagaaggcCTGCAGGTCTACAGGAATGAGCTGATCCATGTGAAGAATGTTGGAGAGGAGTCTAAGTGGGAAGGGATGTCCTTATTGACGGGTCAACGAGGCCTGGTGCCTCTGACAGCTGTAGAACCAATACCTCAGCCATTTTACCA GTGGTTCTTGAAGAATTATACTGTGAATTTTGGAATCTCCCAGGAGATCAGTGGGACAACCTCTCAGCCAATTG TCAAAGGCAGGTGCAGAGCCACAGAGGACCACAGAGGAGCAGCATGGGATGAACTGAGTTTCTCAAAAGGAGACAGCATAGAAGTCATCGGCTTCCTCATTCCAGGCCTCCCGTGGTTTGTGGGCAAATCCCTCAGCAGTGGGAATATGGGCTTTGTCCCAACCAGATATATAAATCCCCAGACTTGCGAACCTCT GGGAAAGGGCTCAGTGTTTCtgagtgaagaagaaaagatccctctcctgagcatcccctgcAATGGTGGTGAGCAGCACTTTGTCACCCTCCTCAGTGACCTGGCAGGCACTGACATCACTTCTGTGTACAGGCTGG ATGGTTTTGAACCCACAGCCATGTTCCCAAAAGTGTCTTCAG AGGCTGTTCTCCATGGCTTTAAAGACATCCAGCTGATCCAGTCATGGAAGGAAATAAACAGCTTGGCTACCACTAGCACCTCCGAGCTGTCTAGCCCAGGGAGTGAATCAGCCCCTGCCACATTGGAAGATGTTCTTCTGGAGAAGCTGGATGATTTTGATGATCCCAAGTTCTTTATTGACCTGAATGCTGGAGACATGGAAGATGCTGATGTCTTTGACCCCATATTGACCTTCCTTAACCAAGACACTTACGTGCCCAGTTTTCAAAGCCTCTATGAtctcagtttttcctttctcaatTCCACTTTTTATGGTTTCTCCGACGAGGATGAACTGGTCTTGTACCTTGAGACTTCCAGGAACTGGGCCAAAAGGACTCATTCAGTTTGGGCTCATGTCAGgctctgcttccttttgggTAAGCTCTGCATCAAAAAGCTCAAGTTCTCCCAGGCTCGAGTCTACCTTGAGGAAGCCCTGAGCACCCTGGCCAGGGGGTTTGGGGACCTCCCTCTGCTGGCTGCATTGCACGTGAACCTTGCCTCCATCTACTTGAAACAGAACATGAAACACAAGTTCTCCACCCTCCTGGGAAAAACAGTGGCCTTGCTTGCCTGCTTGCCTGGCCACTCTTTCAGCTCTGAGAACGAGCTGGAAGTCCTGCTGTACATCCTCAGGGAAGCCATTGCTGTGGGCAATGCTCCCTTGGAGGCACGGATCTGCTTCCTTATCGTCAAGCTCTTCCTACAGCTGGGCAAAAATGATGAAGTGTTACCCTTTACTGAGCAtctccagtgtctcaccaccactTTATTCAGCCCAGCTGACACCAGCTGTGTGCCACTGGATGCCACTCCCATCCTGAGCTACCTGTATGACAAGAAATACTTGCCAAATATTGCACTGGCCTCTGCCAGGTTGTTTGTCCCCAGTGGTGTCAAGGGAGGACCAACACCCATTTGGAGAGCTGGCTTCATACTCCAAAATGCTTCCAAACTCCTGGGAAGCCaactggagagaagcagcatcCCAGCACTGGCTTGTTTCTATCTCAAACAGGCACTGCAATTTTCCtgcaagagcagagctgtgcccacCCAGAGGACTCTGTGTGCCATCTTATCCAGGCTGTACCTCCAGCATGGCATCCTGGACAGGGCAGTTGGTTATGCAGCCACAGCTGTAACCCTCAGCAGACTGATGGGTGAGGAGGAGATTTTTGAGTCTTCCCTCTCTTTGGGGTGGATGTATCTCCTGAACAACCAGCCAGGCCCAGCTGCAGACATCATGGGGCAGCTCTTGTGCTCTCTGCATGGGACAGACAGTGTGACTCAGGGGGGAGCTGTGCACAATCTCCTGGCCGTGGCCCTCAAAGGAGAAGGGCAAGTGCTGAAAGCCATAGAGAACTACTTCAGGGCCCTGCACAAAGCCAAGGAGACTGGGAACAAGAGGAACCAGGCTATCACATTGGCTAACTTGGGGCAATTGAACCTCTCCCGTGGGGCAAACAAGCTGTCTGAGTTCTACCTGCTCCAGTCAGCTAAACTCTATGCTGAGCTCCAGGGCAGTGAAGACCTGGAGATGGAGTtagtgctggtgctgctgtggttaGCTCAGGCCATGGTGAACAGGCAGAGGATGGAAGATGGCAAACTCTGTTATGAACTGGCATTGGGTTTTGCCCTGAAGTGGCATAACATGAGGA GTCAGCTTCACATCACTGAGTGTCTCTGCCATTTCTACAGCAAAGTGTCCCCCAATCTCCAGGCCTGCATTACCTACCACAAGCACTGGGTATCCTTGGCACAACAGCTCCAGGACAGAGAGATGGAAGGCAATGTCTGGCAGACCCTCAGCCAGCTCTACCAGGCTTTGGGCACGTCTGA GGCTTTGAGACAGTCCCTGGACTGCACCAAACAGAGTCTAAGGATCTTCATTGATCTTGAGGAGACTGTGAAGGCAGCAGAGGCCTGGCTACAGGCAGGAAGGCTCTACTACCTTATGCAGGAAGATGAACTGGTGGAAATGTACTTCCAG GCAGCCATTCAGACTGCTCTGAAATCCGAGAACTTCTCCTTGGCCATGGATCTTTATGAAAAAGCAGGTGACACCTTTTTTAATGGAAGCCGAAACAGAGATCGAGCGTTGGAGTTTTATAGG gGAGGTGCTGTATCCTTGGCCAGGAAACTAAAGGCAACACAGACAGAGCTCCGTCTTTTCAAtaagctggcagagctgcagattgGGCTGCAGGGCTATGAGAAGGCACTGGAGTTTGCCACATTGGCAGCCAGGCTGAGCCTCAGGGTTG GAGATCAGCTGCAGGAGTTGGTTGCATTCCACCGCCTGGCTACAGTCTACTATTTTCTGCATATGTATGAGATGGCAGAAGATTGCTACCTAAAGACTCTTGCCTTGCATCCCCCCTTGCTGCAGTGCTCTGGAGAGGCTCTGTACTACTACAAGGTGTATTGCCACCTTGGCAACCTCACCCTGCACAAACTGAAG GATGAACAGGATGCAGCAGCCTACTTCCTCCTGGCCCTCGCTGCAGCAACCGAGCTGGGAGACCAGGAGCTGCAAGACCTCGTTCTCACCAAGCTGGGTGACATCCCTGGTGCCCTGCAGGGACCCACGGGCCCGCTGGGCTGTGCCACGTACCGGCCCAGGTGGCTGAGTGAAGGTGGCCACGTCGTCTGA
- the SH3TC2 gene encoding SH3 domain and tetratricopeptide repeat-containing protein 2 isoform X5, giving the protein MASGNSGASEPSDPTTEAAEGSPDTSSVLLAVGEGFPPEIPLFFSVESRSSRGLNSQLQEAARKKLWALESDDRDACALFKELSARLVCMQAQEDRFLLTFKTLEEVWKFSTYLTLGYVGRCLEQLLFDQEYWLNCALMEDVEIRVTVDEEHLAAIYMGLLLQEGNFFSRAVPRAWQPEQEGAEGLQVYRNELIHVKNVGEESKWEGMSLLTGQRGLVPLTAVEPIPQPFYQWFLKNYTVNFGISQEISGTTSQPIVKGRCRATEDHRGAAWDELSFSKGDSIEVIGFLIPGLPWFVGKSLSSGNMGFVPTRYINPQTCEPLGKGSVFLSEEEKIPLLSIPCNGGEQHFVTLLSDLAGTDITSVYRLDGFEPTAMFPKVSSEAVLHGFKDIQLIQSWKEINSLATTSTSELSSPGSESAPATLEDVLLEKLDDFDDPKFFIDLNAGDMEDADVFDPILTFLNQDTYVPSFQSLYDLSFSFLNSTFYGFSDEDELVLYLETSRNWAKRTHSVWAHVRLCFLLGKLCIKKLKFSQARVYLEEALSTLARGFGDLPLLAALHVNLASIYLKQNMKHKFSTLLGKTVALLACLPGHSFSSENELEVLLYILREAIAVGNAPLEARICFLIVKLFLQLGKNDEVLPFTEHLQCLTTTLFSPADTSCVPLDATPILSYLYDKKYLPNIALASARLFVPSGVKGGPTPIWRAGFILQNASKLLGSQLERSSIPALACFYLKQALQFSCKSRAVPTQRTLCAILSRLYLQHGILDRAVGYAATAVTLSRLMGEEEIFESSLSLGWMYLLNNQPGPAADIMGQLLCSLHGTDSVTQGGAVHNLLAVALKGEGQVLKAIENYFRALHKAKETGNKRNQAITLANLGQLNLSRGANKLSEFYLLQSAKLYAELQGSEDLEMELVLVLLWLAQAMVNRQRMEDGKLCYELALGFALKWHNMRSQLHITECLCHFYSKVSPNLQACITYHKHWVSLAQQLQDREMEGNVWQTLSQLYQALGTSEALRQSLDCTKQSLRIFIDLEETVKAAEAWLQAGRLYYLMQEDELVEMYFQAAIQTALKSENFSLAMDLYEKAGDTFFNGSRNRDRALEFYRGGAVSLARKLKATQTELRLFNKLAELQIGLQGYEKALEFATLAARLSLRVGDQLQELVAFHRLATVYYFLHMYEMAEDCYLKTLALHPPLLQCSGEALYYYKVYCHLGNLTLHKLKDEQDAAAYFLLALAAATELGDQELQDLVLTKLGDIPGALQGPTGPLGCATYRPRWLSEGGHVV; this is encoded by the exons ATGGCTTCAG GTAATTCTGGAGCATCAGAGCCAAGTGACCCCACTACTGAGGCAGCAGAAGGCTCACCAGACAcctcctcagtgctgctggctgTTGGGGAGGGCTTTCCACCAG AGATTccacttttcttctctgttgagAGCCGCTCCTCCAGGGGCCTCAATTCGCAGCTCCAGGAAGCAGCCAGAAAAAAGCTGTGGGCTCTGGAGAGTGATGACAGAGATGCCTGTGCCCTGTTCAAG GAGCTGTCAGCCAGGCTGGTGTGTATGCAAGCACAGGAGGATCGGTTCCTTCTCACCTTCAAAACCCTAGAAGAAGTCTGGAAGTTTTCCACATATCTGACTTTAG GATATGTGGGCAGGTGCTTGGAGCAGCTTCTCTTTGACCAGGAGTACTGGCTAAACTGTGCTCTGATGGAGGATGTGGAGATCAGAGTTACTGTGGATGAAGAACACTTGGCTGCCATATACATGGGTCTTCTGCTCCAAGAAG gcaactttttttccagagcagtgCCTAGAGCCTGGcagccagagcaggagggagcagaaggcCTGCAGGTCTACAGGAATGAGCTGATCCATGTGAAGAATGTTGGAGAGGAGTCTAAGTGGGAAGGGATGTCCTTATTGACGGGTCAACGAGGCCTGGTGCCTCTGACAGCTGTAGAACCAATACCTCAGCCATTTTACCA GTGGTTCTTGAAGAATTATACTGTGAATTTTGGAATCTCCCAGGAGATCAGTGGGACAACCTCTCAGCCAATTG TCAAAGGCAGGTGCAGAGCCACAGAGGACCACAGAGGAGCAGCATGGGATGAACTGAGTTTCTCAAAAGGAGACAGCATAGAAGTCATCGGCTTCCTCATTCCAGGCCTCCCGTGGTTTGTGGGCAAATCCCTCAGCAGTGGGAATATGGGCTTTGTCCCAACCAGATATATAAATCCCCAGACTTGCGAACCTCT GGGAAAGGGCTCAGTGTTTCtgagtgaagaagaaaagatccctctcctgagcatcccctgcAATGGTGGTGAGCAGCACTTTGTCACCCTCCTCAGTGACCTGGCAGGCACTGACATCACTTCTGTGTACAGGCTGG ATGGTTTTGAACCCACAGCCATGTTCCCAAAAGTGTCTTCAG AGGCTGTTCTCCATGGCTTTAAAGACATCCAGCTGATCCAGTCATGGAAGGAAATAAACAGCTTGGCTACCACTAGCACCTCCGAGCTGTCTAGCCCAGGGAGTGAATCAGCCCCTGCCACATTGGAAGATGTTCTTCTGGAGAAGCTGGATGATTTTGATGATCCCAAGTTCTTTATTGACCTGAATGCTGGAGACATGGAAGATGCTGATGTCTTTGACCCCATATTGACCTTCCTTAACCAAGACACTTACGTGCCCAGTTTTCAAAGCCTCTATGAtctcagtttttcctttctcaatTCCACTTTTTATGGTTTCTCCGACGAGGATGAACTGGTCTTGTACCTTGAGACTTCCAGGAACTGGGCCAAAAGGACTCATTCAGTTTGGGCTCATGTCAGgctctgcttccttttgggTAAGCTCTGCATCAAAAAGCTCAAGTTCTCCCAGGCTCGAGTCTACCTTGAGGAAGCCCTGAGCACCCTGGCCAGGGGGTTTGGGGACCTCCCTCTGCTGGCTGCATTGCACGTGAACCTTGCCTCCATCTACTTGAAACAGAACATGAAACACAAGTTCTCCACCCTCCTGGGAAAAACAGTGGCCTTGCTTGCCTGCTTGCCTGGCCACTCTTTCAGCTCTGAGAACGAGCTGGAAGTCCTGCTGTACATCCTCAGGGAAGCCATTGCTGTGGGCAATGCTCCCTTGGAGGCACGGATCTGCTTCCTTATCGTCAAGCTCTTCCTACAGCTGGGCAAAAATGATGAAGTGTTACCCTTTACTGAGCAtctccagtgtctcaccaccactTTATTCAGCCCAGCTGACACCAGCTGTGTGCCACTGGATGCCACTCCCATCCTGAGCTACCTGTATGACAAGAAATACTTGCCAAATATTGCACTGGCCTCTGCCAGGTTGTTTGTCCCCAGTGGTGTCAAGGGAGGACCAACACCCATTTGGAGAGCTGGCTTCATACTCCAAAATGCTTCCAAACTCCTGGGAAGCCaactggagagaagcagcatcCCAGCACTGGCTTGTTTCTATCTCAAACAGGCACTGCAATTTTCCtgcaagagcagagctgtgcccacCCAGAGGACTCTGTGTGCCATCTTATCCAGGCTGTACCTCCAGCATGGCATCCTGGACAGGGCAGTTGGTTATGCAGCCACAGCTGTAACCCTCAGCAGACTGATGGGTGAGGAGGAGATTTTTGAGTCTTCCCTCTCTTTGGGGTGGATGTATCTCCTGAACAACCAGCCAGGCCCAGCTGCAGACATCATGGGGCAGCTCTTGTGCTCTCTGCATGGGACAGACAGTGTGACTCAGGGGGGAGCTGTGCACAATCTCCTGGCCGTGGCCCTCAAAGGAGAAGGGCAAGTGCTGAAAGCCATAGAGAACTACTTCAGGGCCCTGCACAAAGCCAAGGAGACTGGGAACAAGAGGAACCAGGCTATCACATTGGCTAACTTGGGGCAATTGAACCTCTCCCGTGGGGCAAACAAGCTGTCTGAGTTCTACCTGCTCCAGTCAGCTAAACTCTATGCTGAGCTCCAGGGCAGTGAAGACCTGGAGATGGAGTtagtgctggtgctgctgtggttaGCTCAGGCCATGGTGAACAGGCAGAGGATGGAAGATGGCAAACTCTGTTATGAACTGGCATTGGGTTTTGCCCTGAAGTGGCATAACATGAGGA GTCAGCTTCACATCACTGAGTGTCTCTGCCATTTCTACAGCAAAGTGTCCCCCAATCTCCAGGCCTGCATTACCTACCACAAGCACTGGGTATCCTTGGCACAACAGCTCCAGGACAGAGAGATGGAAGGCAATGTCTGGCAGACCCTCAGCCAGCTCTACCAGGCTTTGGGCACGTCTGA GGCTTTGAGACAGTCCCTGGACTGCACCAAACAGAGTCTAAGGATCTTCATTGATCTTGAGGAGACTGTGAAGGCAGCAGAGGCCTGGCTACAGGCAGGAAGGCTCTACTACCTTATGCAGGAAGATGAACTGGTGGAAATGTACTTCCAG GCAGCCATTCAGACTGCTCTGAAATCCGAGAACTTCTCCTTGGCCATGGATCTTTATGAAAAAGCAGGTGACACCTTTTTTAATGGAAGCCGAAACAGAGATCGAGCGTTGGAGTTTTATAGG gGAGGTGCTGTATCCTTGGCCAGGAAACTAAAGGCAACACAGACAGAGCTCCGTCTTTTCAAtaagctggcagagctgcagattgGGCTGCAGGGCTATGAGAAGGCACTGGAGTTTGCCACATTGGCAGCCAGGCTGAGCCTCAGGGTTG GAGATCAGCTGCAGGAGTTGGTTGCATTCCACCGCCTGGCTACAGTCTACTATTTTCTGCATATGTATGAGATGGCAGAAGATTGCTACCTAAAGACTCTTGCCTTGCATCCCCCCTTGCTGCAGTGCTCTGGAGAGGCTCTGTACTACTACAAGGTGTATTGCCACCTTGGCAACCTCACCCTGCACAAACTGAAG GATGAACAGGATGCAGCAGCCTACTTCCTCCTGGCCCTCGCTGCAGCAACCGAGCTGGGAGACCAGGAGCTGCAAGACCTCGTTCTCACCAAGCTGGGTGACATCCCTGGTGCCCTGCAGGGACCCACGGGCCCGCTGGGCTGTGCCACGTACCGGCCCAGGTGGCTGAGTGAAGGTGGCCACGTCGTCTGA